CTGATGAAACAATCGTAACGTTTGCAGAGGAAGGCGTTCTTTGAGGGCTAAATTGATTTGACTAGTTCCTCtcttttcaaatgtcttgtaaTTATGATTGGGTTGTATTTACCAGAGCAAATGATTTCTTTACAAACCTTCAAAGCAAATATGCGTCATTTAGCAAAGTCACTGGAGTTGAATATTTAGGACAATATTCAATTGTTTCTTCCTATTTCATGCACACTTGATCACAAATGAAGTATCTCAAAGCATTTCAAGTACTCTTTTGGCCCATATGTGGTTGTCTTCAAAAATACCCGTTGCCTCACTGGGGGTCTGTGCTGGATGATCCCACAATGCCGTGTTGTCGCAGAAGGTTCCTCAGGATCTGATTCTTGGATTTCCAGTCTTCCACCTCAAAATAACACAGACGACACAGCAGTAATGAATAAAACTTTCTATGAGGAACGCACTGACTGCAGCTAACTCAGTCATGATTAACTGTGGAAGCTGATAATTggtcttttattaaaatgtaGTCATCACCTTCATACTTTATTAGTTATATGGCTTTCAATAGACACGTCCAGGCTGAAGGTGGAAGTAAACTAGCTGACATTACTGTGGTGGCATCTGGCTGGTAAGCCTGCACAATAACACTGTTATATATGTGAAGAATTTGAAACCCATTCTGCTGACTTTATTACTTGTTGATAATGCCAATGAAACAAAgtttataaagaaaataaaacgcAATGAAATGaagtcaaattttaaaaaggtgGCTAGACATCTTTTCACCTGCAAATCACCAAAACCACACAGACCATTCTGTTCAGCTGCTCCAACAATAAACTGCAACTTTGGAGAAAAATAAGAGGCAAAGACCATCAGATTCACTTTAATTTATCTCCATTATATCTCCATGTTTGTGTTATGTGCAGCATGCTGACAACGGACCAATCAAGGACGACTACAGACTATTGTTTGTCAGCGGTGTGACGCCAAACTTTTGCTAGCTTTCCACATTTACAATTTCAcatgtttcagatttttattaaattaagtTATTATAATGCAAGGAATCATGGAAATAAAGTTAGTTCATTTATAATCATGAGTTAGCAAGTAATcttcacacagagcagcttcacaTCCAGACTGTGGAGGTCGAACAGAAACGTTATTATAATCCTGGGGTGCAGTTTGTCTGCCTTCTGTCTGAAGGGTCACAGTGACTTTAATAACCTCTACAGGTCAACAGACTGATGTAAATACTGCTTCACAGACCTTTACTCTAACAGGAACAAAATACCTCAACAACATTATATTGTTGCCATGTCTTTCTACTCAATTTGAGAATGTCAATGTCAATATGTCAAATCTTGAACAGTAGAAAAAAGTAGTGAGACTTGGCCACTTTAGTCCCAAAGCACTGGCAGATTAGTCTTTAAAACCCCTAAACATACGCTAACATACCTCCTGTCTGAGTAGCTGGTTGTCAATCCTGAGACGATCAAGAGTGCTGATATCTTCCCCCAGCTTCAGGTTGCTCTGTCGAAGTTCCTTGATGTATTCACAGGCTTTAGACAAAATACCTCCTTTACtctgaaacaaaacacacaaaggttTCAAAGATGTAaaagttttagagaaaaaagaaaacactttgtTTGATATATGATGATGAACTCTGAGGAGTAACATGCTCTCACTGGATTTATCTCCAGTACCTCCAGTATGAAACTCACCTGTCCTGTCTTGGTGTAGTCCACGTTACAGTCTGGTATGGCCTTCGACAGCTGCACTATCCAGTTGTTGATCTTGTCCCTGCGCCGGCGCTCAACTGTAGTGACAAATCTCTCAATTTGAAACATGTCCTCTTTCATACACATCGATTCAAACATTTGTGGTAAAACACAGTTAAATCTTCACAAACCTTCGTTGTGCTGAGCTCGTCGTTTCTCATCTCTGGAAGCCCGAGGAGCTTCTTGCTTTCTACAAAACAGATTATGAGTAAGATGATTGTTTGTTTccgtttttaaaaaattttttttaaactgtggtAGAGTTTTAattaggggtgcaacggatcacaaaactcacggtttgGATCGCATCACAGATTTGCGTCATGTATCGgatcatttttcagatcagccggaaaaaaaaggggggagacaaataaaactttgttttccatatattctgtaaaacacttacagcaaggaacttttgcccatggtcttaaatgaaaacaacattcaagatgtccaatggttaaataaaatcttaaaatatataaaatattcaaagctcaattgttaaattaaattgcaatatgaggcatgacaccttcttcctttaaacatggtagtgaatgaaacaacagcctgtgtccacatcatctaaacttgatgataacttacaaacatgaacacaagtcTTGTCTTGAAGCTTAGTTTGTTGAAAGcgccaccaaacaaacattcaccggggaaaagtgcaccactaacgtcagttagcagctagatagctaattagctgctcagctgcaggacattaaacagcaggtaaacatagCTGCAGATGTCACTACGGACCCGTTAGATactggtttggttgttgctctttaaaatccctgttagcgacacgctgtctgtccatgacttgtacttacagctgtttgtttattttgtcttaaatgagatgttaaattttgcaattaatccacgGTTCACATGCGAGCTGAACCGTGAGGGGCGATCTGTACGGATCTCTGATCAACTACGATCTGTTGCACCACTAGTTTTAATTCTGTTAAATTAAGATGTAATTACGCTATGTATGGCTGAGTGCGAGGTGCGATTGTCCTTTGATTGGATCCCGTCAAAACTTCCTGGGGTGACATCATCACATAGAGCTGCcctgtaaaacaaatgaatgtcagCTGCATAAATAAGTACAAGCAGACATGTAGCAGCTTACGATAAACATCTTTATGAATTCTTACTCTGTTAAGtcttaaataaaaaagactgctattacatattacatacatTATATCATATATACGGTATATTATAGTATATCAATTCCAGTGTTGAATGAAAAtagcattttactgtatttttcaaGCAAGTCTACAACATCATAAGCTTTAGTGTGTGTACACCTTGCCATAGCTTTTTGAGTACCTGTGGGTGTGGTCTGGCCCAGCAGTGTGTCAGACGCCTGCACCGTGGTCACCATGGTGCCAGTTGTGGCGTCTGCGATGGTGGCGGGATAGTATGTGTACTGTGTCTCAGCGCTGCCATCTCCCTCCAACCCCTCTGACTGGGAGAACACAGCCTGAAGTCAAAGAGACAGTTACTGCACTGTTAAGTCTTTTGTTGCCCTATTCAGATATAGTCTATAAAGAAACTGAAGTTGCAGGTAAGCATCTTTAAAGAGGATATAAtcagcatttttatattaacaatgaatcacaTGGCA
This is a stretch of genomic DNA from Thunnus albacares chromosome 6, fThuAlb1.1, whole genome shotgun sequence. It encodes these proteins:
- the usf1 gene encoding upstream stimulatory factor 1 isoform X1 codes for the protein MKSQQKSPEPDGSVTVNEEGSVATAEDPAAIATIQSAATFTDQPIKYLFKTEGAGGQVTYRVIQVSDGQLEGQTDGGAAVSLVTGFPATTQTVTQAVFSQSEGLEGDGSAETQYTYYPATIADATTGTMVTTVQASDTLLGQTTPTGQLYVMMSPQEVLTGSNQRTIAPRTQPYIAKQEAPRASRDEKRRAQHNEVERRRRDKINNWIVQLSKAIPDCNVDYTKTGQSKGGILSKACEYIKELRQSNLKLGEDISTLDRLRIDNQLLRQEVEDWKSKNQILRNLLRQHGIVGSSSTDPQ
- the usf1 gene encoding upstream stimulatory factor 1 isoform X2; protein product: MKSQQKSPEPDGSVTVNEEGSVATAEDPAAIATIQSAATFTDQPIKYLFKTEGAGGQVTYRVIQVSDGQLEGQTDGGAAVSLVTGFPATTQTVTQSEGLEGDGSAETQYTYYPATIADATTGTMVTTVQASDTLLGQTTPTGQLYVMMSPQEVLTGSNQRTIAPRTQPYIAKQEAPRASRDEKRRAQHNEVERRRRDKINNWIVQLSKAIPDCNVDYTKTGQSKGGILSKACEYIKELRQSNLKLGEDISTLDRLRIDNQLLRQEVEDWKSKNQILRNLLRQHGIVGSSSTDPQ